Proteins encoded in a region of the Flavobacterium sp. MDT1-60 genome:
- the pnuC gene encoding nicotinamide riboside transporter PnuC: MINFFLDSYKNAPLWHIALEFLVFVCGILSVWFAKKENIWVYPTGLIATVISVYLLYIAGYIGDMIINGYFSVMSIYGWYVWAKGGTTEDNMPITRTNSNEKIIGIVLFIVTVCVVFGIYKYFDYTINPDNYVDMISSGIFFAGMWYMARKKIENWTLWIIGDIIVVPLYAYRGLGMLSLQYLIFTILAISAYLEWRKILDSKKQIS; encoded by the coding sequence ATGATTAATTTTTTTCTTGACAGTTACAAAAATGCTCCTTTATGGCATATTGCTTTAGAGTTTTTAGTTTTTGTATGTGGAATATTAAGTGTTTGGTTTGCTAAAAAGGAGAATATCTGGGTTTATCCAACGGGGTTAATTGCTACCGTAATTTCAGTATATCTTTTATATATTGCAGGTTATATTGGTGATATGATTATCAACGGATATTTCTCCGTAATGAGTATTTATGGCTGGTATGTCTGGGCAAAAGGTGGAACAACGGAAGACAATATGCCAATTACGCGTACAAATAGTAATGAAAAAATAATCGGAATTGTACTGTTTATTGTTACTGTTTGTGTAGTTTTCGGGATCTATAAATATTTTGATTATACGATCAATCCCGACAATTATGTCGATATGATTTCGTCTGGAATATTTTTTGCTGGAATGTGGTACATGGCCAGAAAAAAAATCGAAAACTGGACACTTTGGATTATTGGTGATATTATTGTAGTGCCTCTTTATGCTTATCGTGGCTTAGGGATGTTGTCACTTCAGTATTTAATTTTTACAATTTTAGCTATTTCAGCTTATTTAGAATGGAGAAAAATCTTAGACAGCAAAAAACAAATATCATAA
- a CDS encoding geranylgeranylglyceryl/heptaprenylglyceryl phosphate synthase, whose product MKQKISNIHQQILEAKKNGQKLLAILLDPDKIVWENLDHLLHKINQSPATHIFVGGSIVHATILEDLIAQLKQNTNLPVVIFPGDPSQISAQADAILFLSLLSGRNPDYLIEYQVQAAPILKKTNLEVISTGYILIESGNETAVARVSKTKPLNRENLDLVLATAQAGEMLGNKLMYLEAGSGAKNAVPLKMIQLIAQNIEIPIIVGGGIVDLHGIQKAYKAGADLVVIGTAFENDSHFFEL is encoded by the coding sequence ATGAAACAAAAAATATCCAATATACACCAACAGATTTTAGAAGCTAAAAAGAATGGTCAAAAATTACTGGCCATACTTTTAGATCCGGATAAAATTGTATGGGAAAATTTAGATCATTTATTACATAAAATAAATCAATCACCTGCAACACATATTTTTGTGGGAGGAAGCATTGTGCATGCTACAATTTTAGAAGATTTAATTGCGCAATTAAAACAAAATACAAACTTGCCCGTTGTTATATTTCCAGGTGATCCATCCCAAATTTCGGCTCAGGCCGATGCTATTTTGTTTTTGTCTTTATTATCAGGGCGAAATCCGGATTATCTGATTGAATATCAGGTTCAGGCGGCACCAATACTTAAAAAGACTAATTTAGAAGTAATTTCGACTGGTTATATTTTGATAGAAAGCGGCAATGAAACGGCTGTTGCACGTGTGAGCAAAACAAAACCGCTAAATCGTGAAAATCTGGATTTGGTTTTGGCAACTGCGCAGGCCGGGGAAATGCTAGGGAATAAATTGATGTATTTAGAAGCCGGGAGCGGGGCAAAGAATGCAGTACCGTTGAAAATGATACAGTTAATAGCGCAAAATATCGAAATTCCTATAATTGTTGGAGGAGGAATTGTAGATTTGCACGGAATTCAAAAAGCCTACAAAGCTGGCGCCGATTTAGTAGTTATTGGAACTGCTTTTGAAAACGACAGCCATTTTTTTGAATTATAA
- a CDS encoding Crp/Fnr family transcriptional regulator yields MITSELLEKYGAVKKSFDKKEIIFEEGNLPTHYYQIISGEVKMSNYNDDGREFIQGIFYAAQSFGEPPLFLNQNYPANAITVDDSEILLLPKNNFLKLLEENPSISLKIIENLAQRLYYKSVMAAEMSTQEPEHRVLKLIDHGIVYFNFKKDTNGYLINFTRQQIGDLTGLRVETVIRTIKSLEKKGLLKIINRKVYR; encoded by the coding sequence ATGATTACTTCTGAATTGTTAGAGAAATATGGTGCAGTAAAGAAGTCTTTCGATAAAAAGGAAATTATTTTTGAAGAAGGAAATTTACCAACTCATTACTATCAAATTATTTCGGGAGAAGTAAAAATGAGCAATTATAATGATGATGGCCGCGAATTCATTCAGGGAATTTTTTATGCAGCACAATCTTTTGGGGAACCGCCTCTATTTTTGAATCAAAATTATCCGGCAAATGCCATTACAGTTGATGATTCAGAAATTCTTCTTCTTCCCAAAAATAATTTCCTGAAATTGCTGGAAGAAAACCCGTCAATAAGTCTTAAAATAATCGAAAATTTAGCACAGCGATTGTATTACAAATCGGTTATGGCGGCTGAAATGTCTACTCAGGAACCAGAGCACAGAGTTTTAAAATTAATTGATCACGGAATCGTCTATTTTAATTTTAAAAAAGACACCAACGGTTACCTCATTAATTTTACCAGACAACAAATTGGAGATTTAACCGGCCTGCGTGTCGAAACCGTAATAAGAACGATAAAATCTTTGGAAAAAAAAGGTCTTTTGAAGATTATAAACAGGAAAGTATACAGATAA